A window from Haloplanus rubicundus encodes these proteins:
- a CDS encoding ParA family protein produces the protein MTDTYPEVLAISFQKGGTGKTFTSLNIAGGLAARGFNVLAIDLDPQGTLTANLGKRDLYKDLDALSLDEILLDPKSWDNVNELVLTDHEEFDLIPSNQTFNGNKTPLDSADAGENRLGRLLQRLEDDYHYIVCDCPPDFSPYAKNAVTAGEKIVVPMEPETEMPHSTDLLFDQYEVLGMMHDLEIQYLAFLMTVNSTKMTNENKRIVEWFNETFDEKGVTTDHRAAFARAKKSQQSIYAHPESLRNDEIERYDELLQLILKQTSPPTLGLDVEAAKAMTVEDIRAAAADREVEA, from the coding sequence ATGACCGACACCTACCCAGAAGTACTCGCCATCTCGTTTCAGAAGGGTGGCACTGGCAAAACATTCACCTCGTTGAATATTGCGGGTGGTCTTGCAGCTCGCGGCTTCAACGTGCTTGCCATCGACCTTGACCCACAGGGCACTCTCACCGCAAACCTTGGGAAGCGAGACCTCTACAAAGACCTAGACGCGCTCTCACTGGATGAAATCCTTTTAGATCCGAAAAGTTGGGATAATGTGAACGAACTCGTTCTCACCGATCACGAAGAGTTCGATCTTATCCCCAGCAACCAGACTTTCAACGGGAACAAGACGCCTCTGGACTCGGCTGATGCCGGCGAGAACCGACTGGGGCGGCTCTTACAACGGCTTGAAGACGATTATCATTACATCGTGTGTGATTGCCCACCGGATTTCTCACCATACGCGAAAAACGCAGTCACGGCCGGTGAGAAGATTGTCGTGCCGATGGAGCCAGAGACGGAGATGCCACATTCGACGGACCTGTTGTTCGATCAATACGAGGTTCTTGGAATGATGCACGATCTCGAGATTCAGTATCTCGCCTTCCTGATGACGGTGAACTCGACGAAGATGACCAACGAGAACAAGCGAATTGTCGAGTGGTTCAACGAAACTTTCGACGAGAAAGGCGTCACTACTGATCATCGGGCGGCGTTCGCGAGGGCGAAAAAGAGCCAGCAGTCAATCTACGCTCACCCAGAATCGCTCCGGAACGACGAAATCGAACGATACGACGAACTCCTTCAATTGATTCTTAAGCAGACATCACCCCCCACGCTCGGATTGGATGTTGAAGCGGCAAAGGCGATGACCGTCGAAGATATTCGCGCTGCGGCGGCCGACCGGGAGGTGGAAGCATGA
- a CDS encoding tyrosine-type recombinase/integrase gives MSSSGNGEGHTDGQDDRPVEIADVVKDYLTDKGKGAEGKSGTYRRDAKRELGRFFTFLEDERPRSPTTFEELTIRDIRQYARHLATQDWTESTKQNYYAHISAFCGWAVREGYLDENPALKSRAKEPLPEDDGRKTERQQAWSPEQRTALLEYVDEQAHEAIDEVGENRYEAIKACRDRALVYLLCFSGVRGAEVLADVADARRGRDGLRWSDVSLEDNTITVLGKKGEWSDRAVPPSAIPSLERLRSVLNPSSDDWPVFTTLSYPTLVETFKDELVEQDYTRKEAESLHREQVNDGDVSMIELCVEYDVDPPALTTHSARRILQRLTEEADIDLDDDKHGYLAPHGARRGAGEVMVREFGYTEAARHLDNSEEVVREHYSHIEASERAQMAETAFQNQRPSQKDVPDQDSDG, from the coding sequence ATGAGTTCTTCTGGCAACGGCGAGGGCCACACGGACGGCCAGGATGATCGGCCGGTCGAGATCGCGGACGTCGTCAAGGATTACCTCACGGACAAGGGCAAAGGAGCGGAAGGAAAGAGCGGGACGTACCGCCGGGATGCAAAACGCGAACTCGGCCGCTTTTTCACTTTCCTCGAAGATGAGCGCCCGCGTTCGCCTACGACATTCGAGGAGCTGACTATCCGGGATATCCGCCAATACGCTCGCCATCTCGCGACACAGGATTGGACTGAAAGCACGAAGCAGAACTATTACGCCCACATTTCGGCGTTCTGCGGATGGGCGGTACGCGAGGGATATCTGGACGAGAATCCTGCGTTGAAATCACGGGCAAAAGAGCCACTTCCAGAAGACGACGGACGGAAGACCGAACGCCAACAGGCGTGGTCACCCGAGCAGCGAACAGCACTCTTAGAGTACGTCGACGAACAGGCACACGAAGCCATCGACGAAGTGGGCGAGAACCGCTACGAGGCGATCAAAGCGTGTCGCGACCGAGCGCTCGTCTATCTCCTGTGCTTCTCGGGTGTTCGCGGCGCGGAAGTCCTGGCCGATGTCGCCGACGCCCGACGAGGTCGTGATGGGCTTCGCTGGTCGGACGTTTCCCTCGAGGACAACACAATCACCGTCCTCGGGAAGAAGGGTGAATGGAGCGATAGGGCTGTCCCACCGTCTGCGATCCCGTCACTCGAACGCCTCCGGTCAGTACTGAACCCATCGAGTGACGACTGGCCCGTGTTCACGACGCTGTCGTATCCAACCCTCGTCGAGACGTTCAAAGACGAACTCGTTGAGCAGGACTATACGCGCAAAGAGGCTGAGAGTCTGCATCGCGAGCAGGTGAACGATGGGGACGTCTCGATGATCGAACTCTGCGTCGAGTACGATGTCGACCCTCCGGCGTTGACGACCCACAGCGCACGGCGGATTTTGCAGCGACTCACAGAGGAAGCAGACATCGACTTGGATGACGACAAACACGGCTATCTTGCCCCGCACGGCGCTCGTCGGGGAGCTGGCGAAGTGATGGTTCGGGAGTTCGGGTACACGGAGGCGGCACGGCACCTGGATAACTCCGAGGAGGTTGTTCGCGAGCACTACTCACATATCGAGGCGAGTGAACGCGCTCAGATGGCTGAGACGGCGTTTCAGAATCAGCGACCTAGCCAGAAAGATGTGCCCGACCAGGACTCCGACGGGTAG
- a CDS encoding DEAD/DEAH box helicase family protein — translation MRIEFDDGTLLLRDAPENVPHAEWDDRVDEHRTQAYRYRTLLEWAGKWTGSDDQATLRDGFGAACEDAARGYPDLELTPALHIEPRDYQQAALDAWINHGRRGSVVLPTGSGKTFLGLQAIADASVSALVVTPTIDLMNQWHATLTNAFGDQLTEPVGVLGGGSHDVTAITVTTYDSAYRYVNEYGDRFGLLVVDEEHHLPAPTYRQIPEMMIAPYRLGLTATYERPDGKHELLEDLLGPVVYREDVDELAGEYLSKYETIHMSVELTPDERQQYDEEYQIYRDYVDSHKFNLWKEEGYAEFLKRTSYDPQGRRALIAKQRAERIARTAEKKLDTLDNLIKRHHDDRAIIFTANNDFAYDISQEFIVPCITHQTKTDERTEILERFRTGDYSMLVTSQVLDEGIDVPAANVGIILSGSASKRQYAQRLGRILRPTDDRQPARLYEIITEDTMETYVSQRRREGVTTNADG, via the coding sequence ATTCGGATCGAATTCGACGACGGAACCCTCCTACTCCGTGACGCACCCGAGAATGTGCCCCATGCGGAGTGGGACGACCGCGTCGACGAGCATCGCACACAGGCCTATCGGTATCGAACCCTCCTCGAATGGGCCGGCAAATGGACGGGCAGCGACGACCAAGCCACGCTGCGCGATGGATTCGGTGCAGCCTGCGAGGATGCTGCCCGGGGCTACCCCGACCTCGAACTTACGCCGGCACTTCACATCGAACCGCGTGACTACCAACAGGCCGCCCTCGACGCCTGGATCAACCACGGGCGCCGAGGGAGTGTCGTCCTCCCGACGGGCAGCGGGAAGACGTTCCTCGGGCTGCAGGCCATCGCCGACGCCAGCGTCAGCGCGCTCGTCGTGACGCCGACGATCGACCTGATGAACCAGTGGCACGCCACGCTCACCAACGCCTTCGGCGACCAACTTACAGAGCCGGTCGGCGTCCTCGGTGGCGGCAGCCACGACGTCACCGCGATCACCGTCACCACCTACGACAGCGCCTACCGCTACGTCAACGAGTACGGCGACCGGTTCGGCCTGCTCGTCGTCGACGAGGAACACCACTTGCCAGCCCCGACCTACCGGCAGATCCCCGAGATGATGATCGCGCCATATCGCCTCGGGTTGACTGCAACCTACGAGCGGCCCGACGGCAAGCACGAACTCCTCGAGGACCTCCTCGGCCCGGTCGTCTACCGTGAGGACGTCGACGAACTCGCTGGCGAATACCTCAGCAAATACGAGACGATCCACATGTCGGTCGAGCTCACGCCCGACGAGCGCCAACAATACGACGAGGAGTACCAGATCTATCGCGACTACGTCGACAGTCACAAGTTCAACCTCTGGAAGGAGGAGGGTTATGCGGAGTTTCTCAAACGCACGTCCTACGACCCGCAAGGCCGGCGGGCACTCATCGCCAAGCAACGGGCCGAACGAATCGCCCGCACCGCCGAGAAGAAACTCGACACGCTCGACAATCTCATCAAGCGCCATCACGACGACCGCGCCATCATTTTCACCGCCAACAACGACTTTGCCTACGACATCTCCCAGGAGTTCATCGTCCCCTGTATCACCCACCAGACGAAGACCGACGAACGCACCGAGATCCTCGAGCGGTTCCGCACGGGCGACTACTCGATGCTCGTGACGTCCCAAGTCCTCGACGAAGGCATCGACGTCCCGGCGGCAAACGTTGGTATCATCCTTTCCGGGAGCGCCTCGAAACGCCAGTACGCGCAACGGCTCGGGCGCATCCTGCGGCCCACTGACGACCGCCAGCCCGCCCGTCTCTACGAAATCATCACCGAGGATACGATGGAGACGTACGTCTCCCAGCGACGCCGTGAGGGGGTGACAACTAATGCTGACGGCTGA
- a CDS encoding potassium channel family protein, protein MVIAGGGRVGFRVAEFFKQRGHSVTVIEQDPDRAHEQDSDDIEIVIDDATHPSVLSNVITEETTVIGALTDSDSTNLAVCLAAKTFQPDIRTVARITNADDEEFEQLVDEVVFPERASVKTAVNALSGSDVRTFEDVTGKMEVFDIRVAPESPIAGQLLDDADLPEGSLVISGAGGERTATSETRLEAGERYIIAADPAAADSVISAFRGE, encoded by the coding sequence ATGGTGATCGCTGGCGGCGGACGCGTCGGATTCCGGGTCGCAGAGTTCTTCAAACAACGTGGACACAGCGTGACAGTTATCGAGCAAGATCCGGACCGAGCGCACGAGCAGGACTCGGACGATATTGAAATCGTGATAGACGACGCGACACATCCGTCCGTGTTATCAAACGTTATCACGGAGGAGACGACCGTCATCGGTGCCCTAACAGACAGTGACAGCACCAATCTCGCGGTCTGCCTAGCTGCGAAAACGTTCCAGCCGGACATCCGAACGGTCGCACGTATCACCAATGCCGACGACGAGGAGTTCGAACAACTCGTCGACGAAGTCGTGTTCCCGGAGCGTGCAAGCGTCAAAACCGCAGTGAACGCACTCAGCGGGAGCGACGTGCGAACGTTCGAGGACGTCACCGGTAAGATGGAGGTGTTCGACATCCGCGTCGCCCCCGAGTCGCCGATCGCAGGACAGCTTCTCGACGACGCTGACCTTCCGGAGGGGAGCCTCGTGATCTCCGGGGCGGGGGGAGAGCGGACAGCTACCTCCGAAACGCGACTGGAAGCCGGCGAACGGTATATTATCGCAGCCGATCCTGCTGCCGCAGATAGCGTTATCTCGGCGTTCCGTGGGGAATGA
- a CDS encoding IS1096 element passenger TnpR family protein, which produces MATYRFRVKYEHDPRSLWRDIIVGADRTLDEFQSVLNSAVGLNQDHLWFFGTDQDYWDSDVQYKRPGEIEQSPDGMLRGGEEYDAGETTVGQMARQLDLDERDRICYLFDYGDEWRFYAILKEINEGGTSDTEPEVVKKKGEPVEQYPPPGEGW; this is translated from the coding sequence ATGGCGACCTACCGTTTCCGCGTCAAGTACGAGCACGATCCCCGGTCGCTGTGGCGGGACATCATCGTCGGGGCGGACCGAACCCTGGACGAGTTCCAGTCGGTGCTCAACAGCGCGGTCGGACTGAACCAGGATCATCTCTGGTTCTTCGGAACTGACCAAGACTACTGGGACAGCGACGTCCAGTACAAGCGCCCTGGAGAGATCGAACAATCCCCAGACGGAATGTTGCGCGGTGGCGAGGAGTATGACGCGGGCGAGACGACGGTCGGTCAGATGGCCCGTCAGTTGGACTTAGACGAACGCGACCGGATTTGCTACCTCTTCGACTACGGTGACGAATGGCGCTTCTATGCCATCCTCAAGGAGATCAACGAGGGCGGAACCAGCGATACAGAGCCGGAAGTCGTTAAAAAGAAAGGCGAGCCTGTCGAGCAGTATCCGCCGCCCGGCGAAGGCTGGTAG
- a CDS encoding RNA-guided endonuclease InsQ/TnpB family protein, with the protein MDVRRTAVVKLDLSDEHRDALHRTADQYLSCANRTSDYCWSNTSYTECKTNKREVRDALYAELRDDTDLPAQLVQAAIKRAVEAVKACVERWKKRQRVSCPTFTAETMDYDTRSATFYRNNVSLATVEGRVEPSFVLPADSPTPYERYVLSENHEFRESTLRYDAVDDEFYTHVSTRRVDGDDTEVSRDTGHPDHTVLGIDLGVNSLAVSSTGTFWQGDDYDHWCREFKKRRSEMQQRETQAAHNALLRLGNRERAWRKQYIHTVANELVTEAVEHDCDVIAFEDLTDIRERLPHATWHHVWAFRRLYEYVSYKAPDHDVSVEHVEPEYTSQRCSRTDCGFTHKDNRHGERFCCQKCGYEVNADYNGAKNVGLRYARKQIHRLRSSPMSGSGDAEVDLRVNGGTVNGDGSRRIAGA; encoded by the coding sequence ATGGACGTGCGTCGAACAGCTGTCGTGAAACTCGACCTTTCTGACGAGCACCGCGACGCACTCCACCGAACCGCCGACCAATACCTGTCCTGCGCGAACCGAACCAGCGACTACTGCTGGTCCAACACCTCCTACACCGAGTGTAAAACCAACAAACGAGAGGTCCGAGATGCGCTCTACGCCGAACTCCGCGATGATACAGACCTTCCTGCACAGCTCGTCCAAGCCGCCATCAAACGCGCCGTCGAAGCCGTCAAAGCGTGCGTCGAACGCTGGAAGAAGCGACAGCGCGTCTCTTGCCCCACGTTCACCGCCGAAACAATGGACTACGACACGCGCAGCGCAACCTTCTACCGCAACAACGTATCGCTGGCAACTGTCGAGGGCCGGGTCGAACCATCGTTCGTACTTCCAGCGGACAGCCCGACGCCGTACGAGCGGTACGTACTCTCCGAGAACCACGAGTTCCGCGAGAGTACACTCCGGTACGATGCGGTGGACGATGAGTTCTACACTCACGTTTCGACGCGGCGGGTAGACGGCGACGACACAGAGGTTTCGAGAGATACCGGGCACCCCGACCACACGGTCCTCGGGATCGACCTCGGCGTCAACAGTCTCGCCGTCTCTTCAACCGGCACGTTCTGGCAGGGAGACGACTACGACCACTGGTGTCGCGAGTTCAAGAAGCGACGCAGCGAGATGCAACAGCGCGAAACGCAAGCCGCGCACAACGCCTTGCTTCGACTCGGGAATCGTGAGAGAGCGTGGCGAAAGCAGTACATCCACACTGTTGCGAACGAACTCGTCACAGAAGCCGTCGAACACGACTGCGACGTGATCGCGTTCGAGGATTTGACCGACATTCGCGAGCGGCTTCCACACGCGACGTGGCACCACGTCTGGGCGTTTCGACGCCTCTACGAGTACGTCTCGTACAAGGCTCCTGACCACGATGTCTCCGTGGAGCACGTCGAACCGGAATACACGTCCCAACGCTGTTCACGAACGGACTGTGGGTTCACGCATAAAGACAATCGTCACGGAGAACGCTTCTGTTGCCAGAAGTGTGGGTACGAGGTGAACGCTGATTACAACGGCGCGAAGAATGTCGGGTTGCGGTACGCTCGAAAGCAGATACACAGACTCCGTTCCTCGCCCATGTCGGGGAGCGGAGACGCAGAAGTAGACCTGCGTGTGAATGGTGGGACGGTGAACGGCGACGGGTCCCGGCGTATTGCTGGTGCGTGA
- a CDS encoding DUF790 family protein → MLTADLARSRTTDEMTTPLFIDPDEERYRKTARELLQLFEAHLGEPKGDLEDAIDELTVADTDYKIVQGLAKLLKDESEFKVVASVEPREIRQQLFEKANERYPIVRQPTLGEDTQKLEVYSAVADDLGLSLEECYRGMYADLEDNKRLVRIGTRTADQYASDDDTSTSTTNLTGSSDAEYEHTDLTVDWLLTRYNLALAQAVLYDATEMRIRVWDHFGTVFSYVKLFGLMHRIYPINADGERVPSTDQAAGYEAVLDGPASLFSQSQKYGIRMANFLPALPLCDRWEMTATILVDETSGETRQFMLDHTEGLDSHYSAGNRFDSDVERTLANKWERANTEWELVREDDVFDLGAEVMIPDFAIEHPDGRRAIFEIVGFWTPEYLNEKLAKIRGADLDHLLVAVSERLECSADDFEEARDRVLWFKSGIHVYDVVELAEAHAIDGRAPDHRH, encoded by the coding sequence ATGCTGACGGCTGACCTCGCACGCTCGCGCACGACTGACGAGATGACTACGCCGCTGTTCATCGATCCTGATGAGGAGCGCTACCGAAAGACTGCTCGGGAATTGCTCCAGTTGTTCGAGGCCCATCTCGGCGAGCCGAAAGGCGATCTTGAGGACGCGATTGACGAGTTGACTGTCGCGGATACCGACTACAAGATCGTTCAGGGGCTTGCGAAGCTCCTCAAAGACGAGTCCGAATTCAAGGTCGTCGCCTCCGTCGAACCGCGCGAGATCCGCCAGCAACTCTTCGAGAAAGCTAACGAGCGCTATCCGATCGTCCGCCAGCCCACCCTCGGCGAGGATACACAGAAACTGGAGGTGTACAGCGCGGTCGCCGACGACCTCGGACTGTCGCTCGAAGAGTGTTATCGCGGGATGTACGCCGATCTCGAGGACAACAAGCGACTCGTCCGAATCGGGACGCGGACGGCCGACCAGTACGCCAGTGATGATGATACATCGACGTCGACGACCAACCTGACCGGCAGCAGCGACGCGGAGTACGAACACACGGATCTCACCGTGGACTGGTTGTTGACCCGGTACAACCTCGCGCTGGCCCAAGCGGTGCTCTACGATGCGACGGAGATGCGAATTCGCGTCTGGGATCACTTCGGAACGGTGTTCAGCTACGTGAAGCTGTTCGGGTTGATGCACCGGATCTATCCGATCAACGCCGACGGTGAACGCGTCCCGAGTACCGACCAAGCCGCCGGCTACGAGGCCGTACTGGACGGGCCCGCGTCGCTGTTCTCCCAATCGCAGAAGTACGGGATTCGCATGGCGAACTTCCTGCCGGCGTTACCCCTCTGTGATCGGTGGGAGATGACCGCGACGATTCTCGTCGACGAAACCTCCGGTGAGACACGTCAGTTCATGCTCGACCATACTGAGGGCCTCGATTCCCATTACAGCGCTGGCAACCGCTTCGATAGCGATGTCGAACGGACGCTCGCCAACAAGTGGGAACGAGCGAATACGGAGTGGGAACTTGTCCGAGAAGACGATGTCTTCGATCTCGGTGCCGAAGTGATGATCCCCGACTTCGCGATCGAACATCCGGACGGACGACGAGCAATCTTCGAAATCGTGGGCTTCTGGACACCCGAGTACCTCAATGAGAAGCTAGCGAAAATTCGAGGGGCCGATCTCGACCACTTGCTTGTCGCAGTGTCGGAGCGGTTAGAGTGCTCAGCGGACGATTTTGAGGAGGCGAGAGACCGCGTTCTCTGGTTCAAATCAGGGATTCACGTCTACGATGTGGTGGAGTTGGCAGAGGCGCACGCCATCGACGGACGCGCCCCTGATCACCGACACTGA